The nucleotide window TCTGAGTTCGATCGCAGTCTGGCGACCTGGCAGCATGTTTGACAGGGCATCTGTTGCTTTGGCATCGATCGGCGCGGCCATGCCGAATTATTGGCTCGGTCTGTTGTTGATCTTGCTGTTTGCCGCACATCTGAACTGGCTTCCAGCATACGGAACCGGATCGCCATCGCATTTGGTTCTGCCGGCTCTCACGCTTGCATTCTGGATCACTGCATCACAGACACGGCTTCTGCGTGCGTTTTTTCTTGAAGCAAAAGCTGCTCCCTACATCGAAACGCTTCGACTGCGCGGCGTCAGCGAAGCCGAAATCTTCTGGCGACACATTCTTCGCCACGCGTCGGTTCCGGCGCTCACCATGATCGGCTTGGATATTGCCAGTCTCCTTGAGGGGACGGTCATCGTTGAGTTGACATTCGCGCGCGGAGGCATCGGATCGCTTCTGGCGGGATCCGTTTTGTCTCGCGACTACCCTATGGTTCTGTTCCTGGTGCTGTTTTCGGCGCTGGTTTATGTCTTCATCAATTCAATGATTGAAATCCTTCAAGAAATCATGGACCCGCGAGTTTCCATCTGGTCCCATCAACAGTCTGTTCCTTCCGGTGAGGCACGATCATGACGGTGCAGGCGGATGTGGGTTTTCTGGAAGCAGTGGACACTCTAAAGTCGAAACAGGAACTGGATCTGAAACGGTTTCTCATCCGGCTTGGACTTTCACTTCTGATCTTTCTGTTTGCCGTTGCCGCAGGCTTCTTGTTGTCGCCCTACGCTCCGAATGAACCCAATTTTCTGGAACGGCTGTCACCACCGTCCACAAGCCATTGGCTAGGCACGGATCAGCTTGGAAGAGATGTTGCGACAAGACTGCTTTATGGTGGTGTCTGGTCGATAGGACTGGCATTTCTCATTACGATTGTCGGCGCGATTGTGGGAACAGCAATCGGTCTAGTTGCGGGTCATTTCGGGCGGGCTGCCGATGTGACACTGATGCGGGTCACCGACAGTTTTTTTGCGTTTCCGGAATTGATAGCAGCGGTCACGATCGCAGGTGTTCTGGGACCAAGCACCACAAATATGGTGTTGGCGCTGATATTGGTTGGCTGGATGAAGTTTGCCCGTTTGGTACGCAGTCTTAGCGTTGATCTGGCGCACCGAGATTTCGTTGTGCAGGCCAGGCTGAACGGACTGCCTTCCTACCGAATTCTATGGCGTCACATCTTGCCGAATATCGGGCCAAGTCTGCTGGTGCTTTGGACCAATGCCTGGTCCAGAACCATTTTGTCCATTTCCGGACTGAGTTTCCTGGGATTTGGAGTTCAGCCTCCGAATGCGGAATGGGGGGCAATGTTGCTGGATGGCAAGGCCTACATGCAAACGGCTCCGTATCTGATGATCTTTCCGGGACTTGCGATCCTCGTCGCCGTTCTTTCCATCAATTTAACCGGGGACCGGTTGCGTGACCTCCTGGGCAGCAACGGGGTCGCAGCGGACTAGCCATGACCATGGATTTCAAGGGAATTGGCCTGCGGGTTGGAGCAACCGTGTTTTTCACGCTTATGGTGCTCTTCATCAAATGGCTTTCTGACGCTGTTCCGGTTGGTCAGGTCGTTTTTTTCCGCAGTGCATTTGCGTTGATCCCTTTGGTCCTGTTTTTGATGTGGACACGGGAATTCCCGTCAGGCCTTAAAACCAGGCGTCCGGGAAGCCATGTCGCACGTTGCGTTCTGGGCTGTCTTGCGATGTTCGCAAGCTTTGCCAGTCTGAAATATCTGCCTTTGTCCCACGCTTCGATCATCGGCTATCTGGCACCTGTCCTCGCGGTAGTTCTGGCTGCAATTTTCCTTCGCGAGGTTGTCAGCAGTGTGCGCTGGTTCGGCGTTCTGTTCGGCTTTGTCGGAGTGCTTGTTCTCGTTCTTCCAACGGCTTCTGCTGCCGACCTGGACAACGCTTATCTGCTCGGCGTCGGCCTTGCCTTGGCAATGGCGGTGCTGACAGCTGGCGCAAAGGTTCAAATCAGAAGTCTGGCGTTGACTGAAAACGCAGGTGCGATCGCATTCTATTTTGCGCTGACCTGCACCATTGCCGGTCTTGCAACCCTGCCACTGGGGTGGACAACTCCGACCTGGAACCAGCTTGGGCTTTTGGTTTGTACGGGATTTGCAGGTGGTATTGCGCACATCATGATGACCCTCAGCTATCAATACAGCGAGGTTTCCAAGCTGGCCGCGTTTGAATACCTGTCACTTGTTTTTGCCGTCATCGCGGACGCACTGTTCTTCGATATCCTGCCTGCTCCGGCATTTTATGCCGCTGCAGCCTTGATCATCGTGGCGACATTTGTCGTCGCTCTGAAAGACGGACGCCGGAAACTGGAGGCCGCAGCAAGGTGAAATGGCAAAGGGACTAATGCCGTCAGTCCTCAGGTTTTCGATGCATGGTCATTCTGCCGTAAATACGCGCAAAACACTCGGTTGATCGACTGTTTCAGAGAGAGCGCCCAATGCAATTGTGTCGACTCGGCAGAGATCTTTCATACGACCGGTCAGGAGCCGGATCTGAGGCAGGTTCTTTGATCTGCACCGCGAGTGCTGGGCAAGCAGTCTTCCGGAAGAGCCTGAGTTCAGACTGTTGGCATGTCCGAATGTATCAAACGAGACTTTGCTGCTTATGCGTGGTTTGTTGGTGTCAAATCCCGTACTCGACCCTAATAGAATGCTGCAACTGCTGTTTCACTTATGATGTATATTGAAGATTCTGACGGGCTGTAGTCAATTTCATATTATGATTGATATCTATCTCATATGATGCTTTGTTGCAGTCAGGAACATCAACAATAATTGGCCACTGAAATTCTCTGGGAGGGAGAACAATGAAGAACCTGCTAAAGTCGTTGGCATTGGTATCCGTTGCCGCAACGCTTGCAACGTCGGTGTCTGCACAAGAACGTATTACCTACAAGTCCGCGAAAACCACTTCATCCTATTACCAGATGGGCGTTCAGATCGCGGAGGCGATGCAAGCGGGTACCGATGGTGGAGTTGTCGTGACAGTTGAAGAGAGCCAGGGCTCTGTTCAAAATGTCATGGAGGTTCGTGCGCGCGGTGGCGACTATGTGTTCACCACACCCCCAGCTCTGGTCGGTCTCGCACAAGGCGGCAAAGCCATGTTCGAGGGGAAGGGCGACCCGTCGTTTGACACTATCCGCGCTCTCTTCCCAATTCCGTCTCTGACCATGCATTTTGTCATGTCGGCTGATAGCGGCGTTGAGACCTTTGAAGACCTGGAAGGAAAGACAATCCTGCTCGGGAGCGGGTCTTTTGGCGCGCGTGAAGGTGAAAAATACCTCGGTCTCTTTGGCCTTGAAGGCAAAGTCACGCTTGCAGATTCCGAGCTTTCCAATGCAGTTTCGGCTTTGAAAAACGGGCAAATTGACGGGTTTGTGACCGCCGGCTCTTACCCGGCTCCCAATGTGATTGAGGCAGCCGCTTCAACCGGCGTGCGTGTTCTGTCATTGAGCGACGAACAGGTCGCAGCAACCAAGCGAACGCCTTTGACCATACCGGCTGGAACTTACGCCGGTCAGGATGCGGATATTTCAACAACGTCCTTGCCTGTTGTTGCCTACACAACCACCGCGATGAGCGACGATACCGCCTATCTCCTCACAAAGACCTTCTGGGAACAGAAGAGCGAATTGGGCAGTGCGGCAGCGTGGTGGAATGGCATCAGCCCGGACATGATCTCAAACATCACCACGGCAATTCATCCTGGTGCCATTCGCTACTACGAAGAGGTCGGTGCACCGTTGACCGACGCCCATCGTTAAGTGAAACAGCGCGCCCGGTCTCCTTGCCGGGCGTGGCTTCGAAGCACATCCTCTCATGACATATACTCGTTCACACCTCGTCTGGGCTGCACTCGGACTGTTGATGATTGTTGCTCACCTGGGCCTGATTTTCTATGGCCTGGTGCCAAATCTCGTCGCCAGGCCACTGCACCTGGCTTTGATCCTGCCGTGGGTGTTTCTTTATTCCGCCCAGTCAAGATTTGAAGTCTCCTTGGGAGCCGTTCTGACCGTCCTGGGCATCGGGTGTTGTGTCTGGATCGCATTGAATCATCAGGATCTGAAAAACCAATACGGCTTCCTTGAAGGAACCGGTCAGAAAATCATGGCTTTCCTTCTGCTTGGCCTCGTGCTTGAGGCGGCACGACGCATGATCGGCTGGCCATTGCCAACGGTTGCCGCACTGATGCTTGCCTATGGTCTTTTTGGCAATCACATACCCGGACAGTTTGGCCATTCCGGCACACCTCTGCCGAGTTTCCTCGGCACGCTCACCATCGCCGAAGGCGGGCTTTGGGGCAGTCTTACCGGCGTTTCCGTTGGCGTTGTTTCGGTTTTTGTGATTTTCGGTGCGGTTCTGAATGCCGGCGAAGCCGGGCAGGGGTTCATGAACCTTGCAGCTGGTGCCGCCGGACGTCTGAAAGGTGGTGCTGCTAAGGTGTCGGTACTGTCTTCGGCACTTTTTGGATCAATTTCCGGATCAGCGTCGGCAAATGTCGCTTCAACCGGTGCCGTCACTTTGCCGGCGATGACTAAGCTGGGCTATCCGAAGCGACTGGCAGCCGCCGTCGAGGCCGTAGCTTCTTCAGGTGGCCAAATAATGCCTCCGCTCATGGGAGCGGGCGCATTTGTGATGGTTGAGCTGACCGGTGTGCCATACACCGACATCATGTTTGCGGCGCTCTTGCCCGCGCTCCTCTTCTTCTTTGCCGTGTGGGTCGGCATCGACGCCTATGCCACGCGCTACGATCTGAAGGGCATCCCGGATGATGAACGCCCCAGTCGGCGTGACATCTTCATCACGTCGTGTTTCTTCGCCGTGCCTTTTGCCGTGTTGCTGATTTCGATGTTCGCCCTGAAATTCACGCCGCAATATTCGGCTGCCCTCGCGATTTTCGCAGGTTTGTTTGCTCTTCTCTTCAACGGGAAGACCGGGCTCGATCTCAAACTGGGCACAGAACGGCTTGGCAATGCCTGTATCAATGCGGGCCGACAAATCGCCATGATCGGCTCCATTATCATTTGCGCTGCCATCGTCATCGGTGTGCTTGGTATCACCGGGCTTGGCGTAAAGCTCACCTCCTTCATCGTGTCAGGTTCCGGCGGGCTTTTGTGGCCGTCGCTTTTGCTGACTGCCCTTGCGTGCCTGCTTCTGGGCATGGAAGTGCCGACGACCGCCGCCTATGTCATTTGTGTTTCAGTTGCCGGACCCGCACTGATCGATCTCGGGCTTGAACCGTTGCAAGCCCACCTTTTTGTCTTCTGGTTTGCGCTCTTGTCGACCATCACACCACCTGTTTGTGGCGCGGTCTTCATTGCGTCCGGGATGATCGGCGAAAACTGGCTGAAGGTTGCAGCCTGCGCGATGGCCTTGGGTATCGGCCTCTATTTCATTCCTCTTGGAATGATCGCAAACCCCGAGATCATTGCCTTGAAGCTGAATATGGGCGGCGCACTGGGCGCACTGGTTCAAATGGGCATCGGCCTTGGGTGTTTGTCCTTCGCGATTATCTCAAAATTCAACATTGCGATCAGAGCAATCCTGCTGGTTGCGGGGCTTGGCATCTTCTTTATTCGCTTGTTGGCGTGAAAAATTGCAGGCTTGGCCAGCTGACTTGAGTGCGACGTCTGCTGGCCTTGCTTCGCTCAGGCTTCATCCGCCAATCGGGCGTCTGAGATCACATGAAGAGCTGCTTTGGTGATGTGGCCACGCAAGAGGTTCTGGCCGGTCTTTGTGTCCCCGGACAAAACAGCGTCTTTCAGTTCGTTATGCTCATTCGCGCTTTTTTCA belongs to Roseibium porphyridii and includes:
- a CDS encoding ABC transporter permease, giving the protein MTVQADVGFLEAVDTLKSKQELDLKRFLIRLGLSLLIFLFAVAAGFLLSPYAPNEPNFLERLSPPSTSHWLGTDQLGRDVATRLLYGGVWSIGLAFLITIVGAIVGTAIGLVAGHFGRAADVTLMRVTDSFFAFPELIAAVTIAGVLGPSTTNMVLALILVGWMKFARLVRSLSVDLAHRDFVVQARLNGLPSYRILWRHILPNIGPSLLVLWTNAWSRTILSISGLSFLGFGVQPPNAEWGAMLLDGKAYMQTAPYLMIFPGLAILVAVLSINLTGDRLRDLLGSNGVAAD
- a CDS encoding ABC transporter permease gives rise to the protein MLNTRSKVVAFILALGRRLAGLLCVLFGVSLITFTMTYFAPGDKASAIAHARYPDVQGFPPEILDGIREEFSLNEPFFVQFFQWLYRFIQGDFGNSFASNTPVWDIFVGNAAETLSLTATALVIGLFFAFALSSIAVWRPGSMFDRASVALASIGAAMPNYWLGLLLILLFAAHLNWLPAYGTGSPSHLVLPALTLAFWITASQTRLLRAFFLEAKAAPYIETLRLRGVSEAEIFWRHILRHASVPALTMIGLDIASLLEGTVIVELTFARGGIGSLLAGSVLSRDYPMVLFLVLFSALVYVFINSMIEILQEIMDPRVSIWSHQQSVPSGEARS
- a CDS encoding TRAP transporter permease, which gives rise to MTYTRSHLVWAALGLLMIVAHLGLIFYGLVPNLVARPLHLALILPWVFLYSAQSRFEVSLGAVLTVLGIGCCVWIALNHQDLKNQYGFLEGTGQKIMAFLLLGLVLEAARRMIGWPLPTVAALMLAYGLFGNHIPGQFGHSGTPLPSFLGTLTIAEGGLWGSLTGVSVGVVSVFVIFGAVLNAGEAGQGFMNLAAGAAGRLKGGAAKVSVLSSALFGSISGSASANVASTGAVTLPAMTKLGYPKRLAAAVEAVASSGGQIMPPLMGAGAFVMVELTGVPYTDIMFAALLPALLFFFAVWVGIDAYATRYDLKGIPDDERPSRRDIFITSCFFAVPFAVLLISMFALKFTPQYSAALAIFAGLFALLFNGKTGLDLKLGTERLGNACINAGRQIAMIGSIIICAAIVIGVLGITGLGVKLTSFIVSGSGGLLWPSLLLTALACLLLGMEVPTTAAYVICVSVAGPALIDLGLEPLQAHLFVFWFALLSTITPPVCGAVFIASGMIGENWLKVAACAMALGIGLYFIPLGMIANPEIIALKLNMGGALGALVQMGIGLGCLSFAIISKFNIAIRAILLVAGLGIFFIRLLA
- a CDS encoding DMT family transporter, yielding MTMDFKGIGLRVGATVFFTLMVLFIKWLSDAVPVGQVVFFRSAFALIPLVLFLMWTREFPSGLKTRRPGSHVARCVLGCLAMFASFASLKYLPLSHASIIGYLAPVLAVVLAAIFLREVVSSVRWFGVLFGFVGVLVLVLPTASAADLDNAYLLGVGLALAMAVLTAGAKVQIRSLALTENAGAIAFYFALTCTIAGLATLPLGWTTPTWNQLGLLVCTGFAGGIAHIMMTLSYQYSEVSKLAAFEYLSLVFAVIADALFFDILPAPAFYAAAALIIVATFVVALKDGRRKLEAAAR
- a CDS encoding TAXI family TRAP transporter solute-binding subunit, which produces MKNLLKSLALVSVAATLATSVSAQERITYKSAKTTSSYYQMGVQIAEAMQAGTDGGVVVTVEESQGSVQNVMEVRARGGDYVFTTPPALVGLAQGGKAMFEGKGDPSFDTIRALFPIPSLTMHFVMSADSGVETFEDLEGKTILLGSGSFGAREGEKYLGLFGLEGKVTLADSELSNAVSALKNGQIDGFVTAGSYPAPNVIEAAASTGVRVLSLSDEQVAATKRTPLTIPAGTYAGQDADISTTSLPVVAYTTTAMSDDTAYLLTKTFWEQKSELGSAAAWWNGISPDMISNITTAIHPGAIRYYEEVGAPLTDAHR